A genomic window from Syngnathus typhle isolate RoL2023-S1 ecotype Sweden linkage group LG18, RoL_Styp_1.0, whole genome shotgun sequence includes:
- the pts gene encoding 6-pyruvoyl tetrahydrobiopterin synthase: protein MLTAHCSLLSLLPVGCRKRDMPGSAMNGSAMNGHSEPMGYLTRIQSFSACHRLHSVHMTDEDNLKVFGKCNNPHGHGHNYKVEITVRGKIDHITGMVMNLTDLKRSIEEVIMIPLDHKNLDKDVPYFATIPSTTENLAVYIWNNMAKSIAPSILYEIKIHETDKNIVTYRGE, encoded by the exons atgctcaCTGCTCACTGCTCACTGCTCAGCCTTTTGCCAGTCGGCTGCAGAAAGAGAGATATGCCTGGTTCCGCTATGAACGGCTCCGCTATGAACGGCCACTCGGAACCGATGGGCTATCTGACCCGGATTCAGAGCTTCAGCGCTTGTCATCGCCTGCACAG TGTTCACATGACTGATGAAGATAATCTCAAGGTCTTTGGGAAATGTAACAATCCTCACGGCCATGGACACAACTACAAAG TGGAGATAACTGTGCGTGGAAAG ATCGATCATATCACCGGCATGGTAATGAACCTGACTGACTTGAAGAGGTCCATAGAG GAAGTCATCATGATTCCACTTGATCATAAAAACCTGGATAAGGATGTCCCGTATTTTGCTACTATTCCCAG CACAACCGAGAACCTGGCTGTTTACATATGGAACAACATGGCAAAGTCTATTGCACCTAGTATTCTCTATGAAATTAAAATTCATGAGACAGATAAGAATATTGTTACATATAGAGGAGAGTAG
- the LOC133143248 gene encoding glucagon-like peptide 2 receptor isoform X2, translating into MYSKAAASFGAGSDLTMDSQNMQKITCSVLESLIAERTDYWEDCNRTLTSSTRPKTGIYCKGTFDAFVCWPHSPPGNVSVPCPPYLPWISMDISRKAHRECLENGRWRQKENSSEPWRDDSECQGDHYFKDKEEQMLRQTALRVLSIIGYSLSLASLVFATLLMAMFRKLHCTRNYIHMNLFVSFILRAVAVISKEIVLYVMYSNLPKDDPGWNSYSSSPTSLMCKFSKVAMEYFVACNYFWLLVEAIFLHTLLFTAVLTKRRLLKNYMLLGWGMPVFFVTPWTVVKISYENTECWSIVNRWFWWIIKGPITLAVLIIFFIFIKILLLLLSKLKADQVKFTDYRYSLARATLVLIPLLGIHEVVFTVLVDECMEGSGRYARDFVNLTLSSFQGFLVGVLYCFANGEVQAELKKRWQIFLFNNNFQFRSCFQGAPLKHLWKCTKMHRPECQQSDEGASSSSTVHPHLLQVALQVSGGTRGQRENQRQMVKGHDATGLDFLTRKSLSSSDGEMTLGETMEEILEESQF; encoded by the exons ATGTATTCTAAGGCAGCGGCATCATTCGGTGCTGGTTCCGATCTCACAATGGATTCCCAAAACATGCAG AAGATAACATGCTCCGTGCTCGAAAGTCTGATAGCAGAGCGCACAGACTACTGGGAGGACTGCAACAGAACTCTCACGTCAAGTACACGGCCCAAAACTG GAATCTACTGTAAAGGAACATTCGATGCATTTGTGTGTTGGCCTCATTCACCTCCCGGAAATGTTTCCGTCCCCTGCCCTCCTTACTTACCATGGATCAGCATGG ACATTTCGAGGAAGGCGCACAGAGAATGCTTGGAAAATGGAAGATGGCGGCAGAAGGAGAATTCCTCAGAGCCTTGGAGGGATGACTCCGAGTGTCAAGGGGATCATTATTTTAAAGACAAG GAAGAGCAAATGCTTCGGCAGACAGCCCTGCGGGTGCTCTCCATCATTGGCTATtcgctctccttggcttcccTCGTGTTTGCAACGCTCCTCATGGCCATGTTTAG GAAGCTCCATTGTACCAGGAACTACATTCACATGAATCTCTTTGTTTCGTTCATCCTGAGAGCTGTTGCTGTCATTTCCAAAGAAATCGTTTTGTACGTCATGTATTCCAACCTCCCCAAGGATGATCCCGGATGGAACTCGTATTCAAGTTCTCCG ACATCTCTGATGTGCAAATTCTCAAAAGTGGCCATGGAGTATTTTGTGGCCTGTAACTATTTCTGGCTTTTGGTGGAAGCCATTTTCCTTCACACGCTGCTTTTCACTGCTGTGCTGACCAAACGGCGCCTGTTGAAGAATTACATGCTGCTAGGATGGG gaaTGCCCGTCTTCTTTGTGACACCATGGACAGTTGTTAAGATTTCATACGAAAACACCGA GTGCTGGTCAATTGTGAACAGATGGTTCTGGTGGATAATAAAGGGCCCAATCACATTGGCAGTGCTG ATTATTTTCTTCATATTCATCAAGATTCTCTTGCTGCTGCTTTCCAAGCTCAAAGCGGATCAGGTGAAATTTACCGATTACAGATACAG CTTAGCCAGGGCAACACTGGTGCTTATTCCTCTTCTGGGAATCCACGAAGTAGTCTTCACTGTCCTCGTTGACGAATGCATGGAGGGGAGCGGTCGATACGCTCGGGACTTTGTTAATCTCACCCTCAGCTCTTTTCAG ggcTTCTTGGTGGGAGTGTTGTATTGCTTCGCCAATGGAGAG GTACAAGCTGAGCTGAAGAAGCGTTGGCAGATTTTCTTGTTCAACAACAACTTCCAGTTCAGGAGCTGTTTTCAAGGTGCACCACTCAAGCACCTTTGGAAGTGCACCAAAATGCACCGGCCAGAGTGTCAACAAAGTGATGAAGGAGCAAGTTCAAGTTCCACCGTCCACCCACACCTGCTCCAGGTGGCTCTGCAAGTGAGCGGTGGAACCCGTGGACAAAGAGAGAATCAACGTCAGATGGTGAAAGGACATGACGCCACAGGTCTTGACTTTCTGACCAGGAAGAGTCTGTCCAGTAGTGACGGGGAAATGACGCTAGGGGAGACCATGGAGGAGATTCTGGAGGAGAGCCAGTTTTGA
- the LOC133143248 gene encoding glucagon-like peptide 2 receptor isoform X1, which yields MAMSPLPSILNKKTWATLRGRLFFLFFILSKHQKITCSVLESLIAERTDYWEDCNRTLTSSTRPKTGIYCKGTFDAFVCWPHSPPGNVSVPCPPYLPWISMDISRKAHRECLENGRWRQKENSSEPWRDDSECQGDHYFKDKEEQMLRQTALRVLSIIGYSLSLASLVFATLLMAMFRKLHCTRNYIHMNLFVSFILRAVAVISKEIVLYVMYSNLPKDDPGWNSYSSSPTSLMCKFSKVAMEYFVACNYFWLLVEAIFLHTLLFTAVLTKRRLLKNYMLLGWGMPVFFVTPWTVVKISYENTECWSIVNRWFWWIIKGPITLAVLIIFFIFIKILLLLLSKLKADQVKFTDYRYSLARATLVLIPLLGIHEVVFTVLVDECMEGSGRYARDFVNLTLSSFQGFLVGVLYCFANGEVQAELKKRWQIFLFNNNFQFRSCFQGAPLKHLWKCTKMHRPECQQSDEGASSSSTVHPHLLQVALQVSGGTRGQRENQRQMVKGHDATGLDFLTRKSLSSSDGEMTLGETMEEILEESQF from the exons ATGGCAATGTCACCCCTGCCATCCATCCTGAACAAGAAGACCTGGGCAACTTTACGAGGGAGgctctttttcctcttttttattcTCTCAAAACATCAG AAGATAACATGCTCCGTGCTCGAAAGTCTGATAGCAGAGCGCACAGACTACTGGGAGGACTGCAACAGAACTCTCACGTCAAGTACACGGCCCAAAACTG GAATCTACTGTAAAGGAACATTCGATGCATTTGTGTGTTGGCCTCATTCACCTCCCGGAAATGTTTCCGTCCCCTGCCCTCCTTACTTACCATGGATCAGCATGG ACATTTCGAGGAAGGCGCACAGAGAATGCTTGGAAAATGGAAGATGGCGGCAGAAGGAGAATTCCTCAGAGCCTTGGAGGGATGACTCCGAGTGTCAAGGGGATCATTATTTTAAAGACAAG GAAGAGCAAATGCTTCGGCAGACAGCCCTGCGGGTGCTCTCCATCATTGGCTATtcgctctccttggcttcccTCGTGTTTGCAACGCTCCTCATGGCCATGTTTAG GAAGCTCCATTGTACCAGGAACTACATTCACATGAATCTCTTTGTTTCGTTCATCCTGAGAGCTGTTGCTGTCATTTCCAAAGAAATCGTTTTGTACGTCATGTATTCCAACCTCCCCAAGGATGATCCCGGATGGAACTCGTATTCAAGTTCTCCG ACATCTCTGATGTGCAAATTCTCAAAAGTGGCCATGGAGTATTTTGTGGCCTGTAACTATTTCTGGCTTTTGGTGGAAGCCATTTTCCTTCACACGCTGCTTTTCACTGCTGTGCTGACCAAACGGCGCCTGTTGAAGAATTACATGCTGCTAGGATGGG gaaTGCCCGTCTTCTTTGTGACACCATGGACAGTTGTTAAGATTTCATACGAAAACACCGA GTGCTGGTCAATTGTGAACAGATGGTTCTGGTGGATAATAAAGGGCCCAATCACATTGGCAGTGCTG ATTATTTTCTTCATATTCATCAAGATTCTCTTGCTGCTGCTTTCCAAGCTCAAAGCGGATCAGGTGAAATTTACCGATTACAGATACAG CTTAGCCAGGGCAACACTGGTGCTTATTCCTCTTCTGGGAATCCACGAAGTAGTCTTCACTGTCCTCGTTGACGAATGCATGGAGGGGAGCGGTCGATACGCTCGGGACTTTGTTAATCTCACCCTCAGCTCTTTTCAG ggcTTCTTGGTGGGAGTGTTGTATTGCTTCGCCAATGGAGAG GTACAAGCTGAGCTGAAGAAGCGTTGGCAGATTTTCTTGTTCAACAACAACTTCCAGTTCAGGAGCTGTTTTCAAGGTGCACCACTCAAGCACCTTTGGAAGTGCACCAAAATGCACCGGCCAGAGTGTCAACAAAGTGATGAAGGAGCAAGTTCAAGTTCCACCGTCCACCCACACCTGCTCCAGGTGGCTCTGCAAGTGAGCGGTGGAACCCGTGGACAAAGAGAGAATCAACGTCAGATGGTGAAAGGACATGACGCCACAGGTCTTGACTTTCTGACCAGGAAGAGTCTGTCCAGTAGTGACGGGGAAATGACGCTAGGGGAGACCATGGAGGAGATTCTGGAGGAGAGCCAGTTTTGA